The DNA window TCTGCGACGATTTTTTTAATGGTGCCCGCTAAAGCCGGCGCACCCATGCTCCCAGCCTGTTCGATTACTTCACACAGACGTTCCAGGCCGAATTCCTCGCCGGTCTTTGATTTAGCTTCGGTGATACCATCGGTATATTGGAGGATTACATCGCCAGGCATTATGGGAATTTCTACCTCTTCGCAATTTAACGCCCACGGCACTCC is part of the Deltaproteobacteria bacterium genome and encodes:
- a CDS encoding SpoIIE family protein phosphatase; translated protein: GVPWALNCEEVEIPIMPGDVILQYTDGITEAKSKTGEEFGLERLCEVIEQAGSMGAPALAGTIKKIVADFSKGSREMDDVTLVIVEVNTTEQL